The following proteins come from a genomic window of Loxodonta africana isolate mLoxAfr1 chromosome 19, mLoxAfr1.hap2, whole genome shotgun sequence:
- the CHMP7 gene encoding charged multivesicular body protein 7 isoform X5, whose amino-acid sequence MWSPEREAEAPAGGDLAGLLPPEWEKDEERMSFLFSAFKRSREVNSTDWDSKMGFWAPLVLSYSRRQGVVRLRLRDLQEAFQRKGSVPLGLPTVLQDLLRRGELQRESDFMASVDSSWISWGVGVFLLKPLKWTLSNMLGDNKVPAEEVLVAVELLKEKAEEVYRLYQNSPLSSHPVVALSELSTVCASSCPDERTFYLVLLQLQKEKRVTVLEQNGEKIVKFARGPHAKVSPVNDVDVGVYQLMQSEQLLSRKVESLSQEAERCKEDARRACRAGKKQLALRSLKAKQRTEKRIEALHAKLDTVQGILDRIYASQTDQMVFNAYQAGVGALKLSMKDVTVEKAESLVDQIQEILTVRNLRRNWTSSFRIPPKNLWMCPTTPIRNITPKVCLSLGSWMLNLKLNLRNCPYQREVWSQAVNLQKGNWNRLSKAIGGPSSEGPSYKRETRLLCVCT is encoded by the exons ATGTGGTCCCCGGAGCGGGAGGCCGAGGCTCCGGCCGGGGGAGACCTGGCAGGCCTACTGCCCCCCGAATGGGAGAAGGATGAGGAGCGCATGTCCTTCCTGTTCTCCGCCTTCAAAAGGAGTCGCGAGGTGAACAGCACCGACTGGGACAGCAAGATGGGCTTCTGGGCGCCGTTGGTGCTGAGCTACAGCCGCCGCCAGGGGGTGGTGCGCCTGCGTCTGCGAGACTTGCAGGAGGCCTTTCAGCGCAAGGGCAGCGTCCCGCTGGGGCTGCCCACGGTGCTGCAGGACCTGCTGCG TCGAGGGGAGCTACAGCGGGAGTCAGACTTCATGGCCAGTGTAGACAGCAGCTGGATATCCTGGGGAGTCGGGGTCTTTCTGCTGAAGCCCCTCAAGTGGACTCTTTCTAACATGCTGGGGGACAATAAGGTTCCTGCTGAGGAGGTACTGGTGGCTGTGGAGCTGCTTAAG GAAAAGGCTGAGGAGGTGTATCGTCTGTATCAGAACTCCCCTCTCTCCTCCCACCCAGTGGTGGCCCTGTCAGAGCTGAGTACTGTCTGTGCTAGCTCCTGCCCAGATGAGAGGACCTTCTACTTGGTGTTGCTGCAGctgcagaaagagaagagagtCACAGTCCTCGAGCAGAATGGAGAAAAG ATTGTCAAGTTTGCCCGAGGGCCACATGCCAAGGTCTCTCCCGTCAACGACGTAGATGTTGGGGTATACCAGCTGATGCAGAGTGAGCAGCTCCTCTCGCGCAAGGTGGAGTCCTTATCCCAAGAAGCAGAGAG GTGTAAAGAAGACGCCCGCCGAGCCTGCCGAGCAGGAAAGAAACAACTA GCACTGAGGTCTCTCAAGGCTAAGCAACGGACAGAGAAGCGCATCGAGGCTCTCCATGCCAAGCTGGACACTGTACAAGGCATCCTGGACCGGATCTATGCCTCTCAGACAGACCAGATG GTTTTCAATGCCTACCAGGCTGGGGTAGGAGCACTAAAACTCTCCATGAAGGATGTCACAGTGGAGAAGGCAGAGAGCCTTGTGGATCAGATCCAAGAG ATTTTGACAGTGAGGAACTTGAGAAGGAATTGGACGTCCTCCTTCAGGATACCACCAAAGAACCTTTGGATGTGCCCCACAACCCCGATAAGAAATATTACACCGAAAGTGTGCCTATCCCTAGGATCTTGGATGCTGAACTTGAAGCTGAACTTGAGAAACTGTCCTTATCAGAGGGAG GTTTGGTCCCAAGCAGTAAATCTCCAAAAAGGCAATTGGAACCGACTCTCTAAAGCCATTGGAGGACCCTCAAGTGAAGGACCCTCATATAAAAGGGAGACCAGGCttttatgtgtatgtacataG
- the CHMP7 gene encoding charged multivesicular body protein 7 isoform X2, which translates to MWSPEREAEAPAGGDLAGLLPPEWEKDEERMSFLFSAFKRSREVNSTDWDSKMGFWAPLVLSYSRRQGVVRLRLRDLQEAFQRKGSVPLGLPTVLQDLLRRGELQRESDFMASVDSSWISWGVGVFLLKPLKWTLSNMLGDNKVPAEEVLVAVELLKEKAEEVYRLYQNSPLSSHPVVALSELSTVCASSCPDERTFYLVLLQLQKEKRVTVLEQNGEKIVKFARGPHAKVSPVNDVDVGVYQLMQSEQLLSRKVESLSQEAERCKEDARRACRAGKKQLALRSLKAKQRTEKRIEALHAKLDTVQGILDRIYASQTDQMVFNAYQAGVGALKLSMKDVTVEKAESLVDQIQELCDTQDEVSQTLAGGVTNGLDFDSEELEKELDVLLQDTTKEPLDVPHNPDKKYYTESVPIPRILDAELEAELEKLSLSEGGLVPSSKSPKRQLEPTL; encoded by the exons ATGTGGTCCCCGGAGCGGGAGGCCGAGGCTCCGGCCGGGGGAGACCTGGCAGGCCTACTGCCCCCCGAATGGGAGAAGGATGAGGAGCGCATGTCCTTCCTGTTCTCCGCCTTCAAAAGGAGTCGCGAGGTGAACAGCACCGACTGGGACAGCAAGATGGGCTTCTGGGCGCCGTTGGTGCTGAGCTACAGCCGCCGCCAGGGGGTGGTGCGCCTGCGTCTGCGAGACTTGCAGGAGGCCTTTCAGCGCAAGGGCAGCGTCCCGCTGGGGCTGCCCACGGTGCTGCAGGACCTGCTGCG TCGAGGGGAGCTACAGCGGGAGTCAGACTTCATGGCCAGTGTAGACAGCAGCTGGATATCCTGGGGAGTCGGGGTCTTTCTGCTGAAGCCCCTCAAGTGGACTCTTTCTAACATGCTGGGGGACAATAAGGTTCCTGCTGAGGAGGTACTGGTGGCTGTGGAGCTGCTTAAG GAAAAGGCTGAGGAGGTGTATCGTCTGTATCAGAACTCCCCTCTCTCCTCCCACCCAGTGGTGGCCCTGTCAGAGCTGAGTACTGTCTGTGCTAGCTCCTGCCCAGATGAGAGGACCTTCTACTTGGTGTTGCTGCAGctgcagaaagagaagagagtCACAGTCCTCGAGCAGAATGGAGAAAAG ATTGTCAAGTTTGCCCGAGGGCCACATGCCAAGGTCTCTCCCGTCAACGACGTAGATGTTGGGGTATACCAGCTGATGCAGAGTGAGCAGCTCCTCTCGCGCAAGGTGGAGTCCTTATCCCAAGAAGCAGAGAG GTGTAAAGAAGACGCCCGCCGAGCCTGCCGAGCAGGAAAGAAACAACTA GCACTGAGGTCTCTCAAGGCTAAGCAACGGACAGAGAAGCGCATCGAGGCTCTCCATGCCAAGCTGGACACTGTACAAGGCATCCTGGACCGGATCTATGCCTCTCAGACAGACCAGATG GTTTTCAATGCCTACCAGGCTGGGGTAGGAGCACTAAAACTCTCCATGAAGGATGTCACAGTGGAGAAGGCAGAGAGCCTTGTGGATCAGATCCAAGAG CTATGTGACACCCAGGATGAAGTTTCTCAGACTCTGGCTGGTGGGGTAACCAATGGCCTAG ATTTTGACAGTGAGGAACTTGAGAAGGAATTGGACGTCCTCCTTCAGGATACCACCAAAGAACCTTTGGATGTGCCCCACAACCCCGATAAGAAATATTACACCGAAAGTGTGCCTATCCCTAGGATCTTGGATGCTGAACTTGAAGCTGAACTTGAGAAACTGTCCTTATCAGAGGGAG GTTTGGTCCCAAGCAGTAAATCTCCAAAAAGGCAATTGGAACCGACTCTCTAA
- the CHMP7 gene encoding charged multivesicular body protein 7 isoform X3 — protein MRSACPSCSPPSKGVASRGELQRESDFMASVDSSWISWGVGVFLLKPLKWTLSNMLGDNKVPAEEVLVAVELLKLCPGPSVVIPVRAFGASSWAPSSCAGLCLVEAVEKAEEVYRLYQNSPLSSHPVVALSELSTVCASSCPDERTFYLVLLQLQKEKRVTVLEQNGEKIVKFARGPHAKVSPVNDVDVGVYQLMQSEQLLSRKVESLSQEAERCKEDARRACRAGKKQLALRSLKAKQRTEKRIEALHAKLDTVQGILDRIYASQTDQMVFNAYQAGVGALKLSMKDVTVEKAESLVDQIQELCDTQDEVSQTLAGGVTNGLDFDSEELEKELDVLLQDTTKEPLDVPHNPDKKYYTESVPIPRILDAELEAELEKLSLSEGGLVPSSKSPKRQLEPTL, from the exons ATGAGGAGCGCATGTCCTTCCTGTTCTCCGCCTTCAAAAGGAGTCGCGAG TCGAGGGGAGCTACAGCGGGAGTCAGACTTCATGGCCAGTGTAGACAGCAGCTGGATATCCTGGGGAGTCGGGGTCTTTCTGCTGAAGCCCCTCAAGTGGACTCTTTCTAACATGCTGGGGGACAATAAGGTTCCTGCTGAGGAGGTACTGGTGGCTGTGGAGCTGCTTAAG ctctgtccaggaccctctgttgtgatccctgttagagcattCGGTgctagtagctgggcaccatccagttgtgctggactctgtctggtggaggctgtg GAAAAGGCTGAGGAGGTGTATCGTCTGTATCAGAACTCCCCTCTCTCCTCCCACCCAGTGGTGGCCCTGTCAGAGCTGAGTACTGTCTGTGCTAGCTCCTGCCCAGATGAGAGGACCTTCTACTTGGTGTTGCTGCAGctgcagaaagagaagagagtCACAGTCCTCGAGCAGAATGGAGAAAAG ATTGTCAAGTTTGCCCGAGGGCCACATGCCAAGGTCTCTCCCGTCAACGACGTAGATGTTGGGGTATACCAGCTGATGCAGAGTGAGCAGCTCCTCTCGCGCAAGGTGGAGTCCTTATCCCAAGAAGCAGAGAG GTGTAAAGAAGACGCCCGCCGAGCCTGCCGAGCAGGAAAGAAACAACTA GCACTGAGGTCTCTCAAGGCTAAGCAACGGACAGAGAAGCGCATCGAGGCTCTCCATGCCAAGCTGGACACTGTACAAGGCATCCTGGACCGGATCTATGCCTCTCAGACAGACCAGATG GTTTTCAATGCCTACCAGGCTGGGGTAGGAGCACTAAAACTCTCCATGAAGGATGTCACAGTGGAGAAGGCAGAGAGCCTTGTGGATCAGATCCAAGAG CTATGTGACACCCAGGATGAAGTTTCTCAGACTCTGGCTGGTGGGGTAACCAATGGCCTAG ATTTTGACAGTGAGGAACTTGAGAAGGAATTGGACGTCCTCCTTCAGGATACCACCAAAGAACCTTTGGATGTGCCCCACAACCCCGATAAGAAATATTACACCGAAAGTGTGCCTATCCCTAGGATCTTGGATGCTGAACTTGAAGCTGAACTTGAGAAACTGTCCTTATCAGAGGGAG GTTTGGTCCCAAGCAGTAAATCTCCAAAAAGGCAATTGGAACCGACTCTCTAA
- the CHMP7 gene encoding charged multivesicular body protein 7 isoform X4 produces MASVDSSWISWGVGVFLLKPLKWTLSNMLGDNKVPAEEVLVAVELLKLCPGPSVVIPVRAFGASSWAPSSCAGLCLVEAVEKAEEVYRLYQNSPLSSHPVVALSELSTVCASSCPDERTFYLVLLQLQKEKRVTVLEQNGEKIVKFARGPHAKVSPVNDVDVGVYQLMQSEQLLSRKVESLSQEAERCKEDARRACRAGKKQLALRSLKAKQRTEKRIEALHAKLDTVQGILDRIYASQTDQMVFNAYQAGVGALKLSMKDVTVEKAESLVDQIQELCDTQDEVSQTLAGGVTNGLDFDSEELEKELDVLLQDTTKEPLDVPHNPDKKYYTESVPIPRILDAELEAELEKLSLSEGGLVPSSKSPKRQLEPTL; encoded by the exons ATGGCCAGTGTAGACAGCAGCTGGATATCCTGGGGAGTCGGGGTCTTTCTGCTGAAGCCCCTCAAGTGGACTCTTTCTAACATGCTGGGGGACAATAAGGTTCCTGCTGAGGAGGTACTGGTGGCTGTGGAGCTGCTTAAG ctctgtccaggaccctctgttgtgatccctgttagagcattCGGTgctagtagctgggcaccatccagttgtgctggactctgtctggtggaggctgtg GAAAAGGCTGAGGAGGTGTATCGTCTGTATCAGAACTCCCCTCTCTCCTCCCACCCAGTGGTGGCCCTGTCAGAGCTGAGTACTGTCTGTGCTAGCTCCTGCCCAGATGAGAGGACCTTCTACTTGGTGTTGCTGCAGctgcagaaagagaagagagtCACAGTCCTCGAGCAGAATGGAGAAAAG ATTGTCAAGTTTGCCCGAGGGCCACATGCCAAGGTCTCTCCCGTCAACGACGTAGATGTTGGGGTATACCAGCTGATGCAGAGTGAGCAGCTCCTCTCGCGCAAGGTGGAGTCCTTATCCCAAGAAGCAGAGAG GTGTAAAGAAGACGCCCGCCGAGCCTGCCGAGCAGGAAAGAAACAACTA GCACTGAGGTCTCTCAAGGCTAAGCAACGGACAGAGAAGCGCATCGAGGCTCTCCATGCCAAGCTGGACACTGTACAAGGCATCCTGGACCGGATCTATGCCTCTCAGACAGACCAGATG GTTTTCAATGCCTACCAGGCTGGGGTAGGAGCACTAAAACTCTCCATGAAGGATGTCACAGTGGAGAAGGCAGAGAGCCTTGTGGATCAGATCCAAGAG CTATGTGACACCCAGGATGAAGTTTCTCAGACTCTGGCTGGTGGGGTAACCAATGGCCTAG ATTTTGACAGTGAGGAACTTGAGAAGGAATTGGACGTCCTCCTTCAGGATACCACCAAAGAACCTTTGGATGTGCCCCACAACCCCGATAAGAAATATTACACCGAAAGTGTGCCTATCCCTAGGATCTTGGATGCTGAACTTGAAGCTGAACTTGAGAAACTGTCCTTATCAGAGGGAG GTTTGGTCCCAAGCAGTAAATCTCCAAAAAGGCAATTGGAACCGACTCTCTAA
- the CHMP7 gene encoding charged multivesicular body protein 7 isoform X1 has product MWSPEREAEAPAGGDLAGLLPPEWEKDEERMSFLFSAFKRSREVNSTDWDSKMGFWAPLVLSYSRRQGVVRLRLRDLQEAFQRKGSVPLGLPTVLQDLLRRGELQRESDFMASVDSSWISWGVGVFLLKPLKWTLSNMLGDNKVPAEEVLVAVELLKLCPGPSVVIPVRAFGASSWAPSSCAGLCLVEAVEKAEEVYRLYQNSPLSSHPVVALSELSTVCASSCPDERTFYLVLLQLQKEKRVTVLEQNGEKIVKFARGPHAKVSPVNDVDVGVYQLMQSEQLLSRKVESLSQEAERCKEDARRACRAGKKQLALRSLKAKQRTEKRIEALHAKLDTVQGILDRIYASQTDQMVFNAYQAGVGALKLSMKDVTVEKAESLVDQIQELCDTQDEVSQTLAGGVTNGLDFDSEELEKELDVLLQDTTKEPLDVPHNPDKKYYTESVPIPRILDAELEAELEKLSLSEGGLVPSSKSPKRQLEPTL; this is encoded by the exons ATGTGGTCCCCGGAGCGGGAGGCCGAGGCTCCGGCCGGGGGAGACCTGGCAGGCCTACTGCCCCCCGAATGGGAGAAGGATGAGGAGCGCATGTCCTTCCTGTTCTCCGCCTTCAAAAGGAGTCGCGAGGTGAACAGCACCGACTGGGACAGCAAGATGGGCTTCTGGGCGCCGTTGGTGCTGAGCTACAGCCGCCGCCAGGGGGTGGTGCGCCTGCGTCTGCGAGACTTGCAGGAGGCCTTTCAGCGCAAGGGCAGCGTCCCGCTGGGGCTGCCCACGGTGCTGCAGGACCTGCTGCG TCGAGGGGAGCTACAGCGGGAGTCAGACTTCATGGCCAGTGTAGACAGCAGCTGGATATCCTGGGGAGTCGGGGTCTTTCTGCTGAAGCCCCTCAAGTGGACTCTTTCTAACATGCTGGGGGACAATAAGGTTCCTGCTGAGGAGGTACTGGTGGCTGTGGAGCTGCTTAAG ctctgtccaggaccctctgttgtgatccctgttagagcattCGGTgctagtagctgggcaccatccagttgtgctggactctgtctggtggaggctgtg GAAAAGGCTGAGGAGGTGTATCGTCTGTATCAGAACTCCCCTCTCTCCTCCCACCCAGTGGTGGCCCTGTCAGAGCTGAGTACTGTCTGTGCTAGCTCCTGCCCAGATGAGAGGACCTTCTACTTGGTGTTGCTGCAGctgcagaaagagaagagagtCACAGTCCTCGAGCAGAATGGAGAAAAG ATTGTCAAGTTTGCCCGAGGGCCACATGCCAAGGTCTCTCCCGTCAACGACGTAGATGTTGGGGTATACCAGCTGATGCAGAGTGAGCAGCTCCTCTCGCGCAAGGTGGAGTCCTTATCCCAAGAAGCAGAGAG GTGTAAAGAAGACGCCCGCCGAGCCTGCCGAGCAGGAAAGAAACAACTA GCACTGAGGTCTCTCAAGGCTAAGCAACGGACAGAGAAGCGCATCGAGGCTCTCCATGCCAAGCTGGACACTGTACAAGGCATCCTGGACCGGATCTATGCCTCTCAGACAGACCAGATG GTTTTCAATGCCTACCAGGCTGGGGTAGGAGCACTAAAACTCTCCATGAAGGATGTCACAGTGGAGAAGGCAGAGAGCCTTGTGGATCAGATCCAAGAG CTATGTGACACCCAGGATGAAGTTTCTCAGACTCTGGCTGGTGGGGTAACCAATGGCCTAG ATTTTGACAGTGAGGAACTTGAGAAGGAATTGGACGTCCTCCTTCAGGATACCACCAAAGAACCTTTGGATGTGCCCCACAACCCCGATAAGAAATATTACACCGAAAGTGTGCCTATCCCTAGGATCTTGGATGCTGAACTTGAAGCTGAACTTGAGAAACTGTCCTTATCAGAGGGAG GTTTGGTCCCAAGCAGTAAATCTCCAAAAAGGCAATTGGAACCGACTCTCTAA